AGATCTACCCTCAAtattaattacataaatttcattttttaaaaaaatattttttctcatgaGAGAAACATATGTTTAAGACTGTTAAGAATTTCCACATCGAAAAATGGATCGAAATTTGGTCTTCTTATATGAATTTGGACAATTCTCTCCTCATGAAGTAGTTTTGGGGTTGAATTAGGCTCAAGATCcatctttacatggtatcagagtagaCTTTGTTCACCGATGTTGGGCCCCATATTATAATGTCCATACTTCAGTTAACGAGGTCTGGGCGTGCTAGAAGTGTTATAAATTTTCATATCTGaaagagaatgaaaatttggtctccttatataaATTTGGACATTCATCCCTCATGAGCTaatttttggggttgagttaagCTTATTAAATTATGTGATGAGCAAGGgcttagaatatttttatttttaagttttcacaacttaaattattattttaaaatacattcTTGTCATTTGGAAGATTTTTTCAAAATCCCTCACTCAAAATTGTGATGTCAACAAATTTGCAATAAAACatttaaaggaaaataaaagtacataGTGTACTGTAATTGATGCATTGGACACACAGGCTCAATAATGATATTATGCTGCCACAATATTGGATGACAACCCACcatgtaatataatataatagacTACACTAGCTAGATCATAAGATGAGGTGACATTTTCCATATAGGATTGcacaatataattaattatctaCATACTAATTAAGCGTATATCTTATAGTATAACATTATCACCCAcacataatttaattaattaagctatatttatacaatattcCACACTAGTTTAATAGTAATTTAATTAAAGTAGTGGAGTGGGATTTGCTGTATCGTGTTTGTGCCTTGGATATTGAACCCTAGGGATTCCCTCCTATCTAAGTATGACTCTCTCTGttcaatcaaatttaaaacaGAGAATTTTTGTTTAGTTATTAAAATTAGTGATGTTGATGTTGGATTATCAACTACTAGTTGTAGTACTAgagaatattttctttctttcttgaaCCTCGAGAGATTCATCTTACCATATGCTCCTTGCTTTATCTCTCTGTCTTCTTCTTACATTAAGAATGTGGTCTCTCAAtatattttaatccttttttttcTATCTCAATTAACATGATAGTTAAATCTCTCAATTTATCTGACATTGTTTGATTGTGAACTTAGATACAAAATTTTTAggtttaatatttgaaatacaatttACGTAATTATAAActacacaaaatatattataaatcataataattgaaAAGACATAATATTGtgatcaaaaggaaaaaaactttGAATTTCAAGTCACTACTAACTCATTTTTTCACTAGATATTCCCACggatattttgattgaatcgatttgaaaagaaataagggaaaagggttgatatacccctcaactttgtcatttggagttgatatgcctctcgttatgaaagtggttCATATATATCCTTACCGTTATataaacggctcacatatacacctaccgttacaaaatgagctcacatatacccttaatttaactgaagtgaaaaaaatattttaaaatttatgtttttgacttttaaatttaaaacaaatcatGTACGGGTATAGATGATCTTTCTAGCGaatttcaaggtatattttaatcttttttatacataatttattttttgacgtctttgattatatttttcgagtttcttattcttattttttttctttcgttccttagtgtaaagagaaaattttaaaactaatttttttttgtctatattataatttaaaactatttttttcgaCTATGTTGTTATTAAGTTTTTGTATTGAAAAAAATTGGATCATCTATNTTTtcgagtttcttattcttatttttttttctttcgttccttagtgtaaagagaaaattttaaaactaatttttttttgtctatattataatttaaaactattattttCGACTATGTTGTTATTAAGTTTTTGtattgaaaaaaattgggtcatctataataaagtttacaagaaaattagagaaacataaataaatttgaccatcaaaataataactttaaattagtcgttgaaacaaaaaaagtaaaaaaaaaaaatatgtgcgAGGAAGATTAAATATACAcatatgggattatatttttttttaaaaaataataattaaaatattaaataaaaaataatttttccactTTCGTtggaggaaaagggtatatgtgcgTCATTTGTATAGCAATAGGGGAATATATGAACCACTTTCATAATGAaaggtatatcagctctaaatgataAAGTTGAGAGTTGAGAGGTATATCCAACTCTTTTCCCTTACTTTAATATTTACTTTGAAAGTCCAATAGACAAAGGTTTTCGCCACCAgcgaaaaaattatattatagaatatgattattttatcaGATCACttcattgaaaaaatatatggtAGAAAATAAATAACGTATTCATGAAATAGTGGAAagttttctgatttttttcttcatatgaAACATTTACTCacaaaaaaatgtttgtttaatgggaaaagggtctgatataccttttaattttgtcatttgaaGCTGATATACCCCTTGTTAtcaaagtgactcatatatatccttaccgttatacaaacgactcacatatacccttacTGTTATAAAAtaagctcacatataccctttcaTTTaacgaaagtgaaaaaattagttttaaatttatatatttgacttttaattttcttaaaaattattgaggggtatatatgattcttctagcaaagtttaaggtatattttaatctttctcatacataaattattttttgacttctttgattataattatttgagtttcttattcttattttttttttctttcattccttagtgtaaagaaaaaaatttaaaactatttttttgtctacattgtaatttaatttttctatttgaagaaatttttttggtcatctataataagttttacaagtgaaagataaatatatttgaccatcaaaataataaatctaaattagtcattgaaacaaaaaagtcaaaaaatgttatgtttaaggaggattaaatatactcatatgggattatattttttttaaaaaaataataaaaaattaaactaattttttttttcatttccgttagaggaaaagggtatatggagtcatttatatataagtaggggtatatatgggccactttcataacgaagGATATATCAACTcgaaatgacaaagttgaggggtatatcagactcTTTTCCCTTGTTTAATTAATGCTTACTTACTACAgtactttatattttttgttttctctaaGTATTATATTTGTCTCAAACCGTGAAGAAAGAAGACTCACGTCGCCACCTAGCTAACTTTGTCTGCTTATTCTTTGTTTCAAAACGAttccttttttttgtgaaaGAAGTAAAATGGTGGGAGAATGTGAGAAGATGGTACTCATCTCTTCTTCCACTACTAATCAAATATGGCCACAGGtttctttcctttctctttCTCAATTATTAGTCTAAATATCCCCAcgccacccccaccccccatgACCCCATCTTTGTCTTGTAGCATTTGGATTTAGAATATCTCTATACATTGGTcttgttattatttttacccTAAACTTATCACACATCcactctttaatttcttttttttttctttcgatCATATTTCGATTgttaatatgatattttatctcTTCTTCAGATAGATGAGAAAAATAACTTGATGATGGATTCAAATGGTACTAGTAATAATATGGAGAAACCAATTCAAGATCCGTCACAacaaccaccaccaccaccacatCTTAAATGTCCTCGTTGTGATTCGTCGAATACGAAGTTTTGTTACTACAACAATTATAGTTTGTCTCAGCCAAGACACTTTTGCAAGGCATGTAAAAGGTATTGGACTAGAGGAGGAACATTAAGGAATGTACCTGTTGGAGGTGGATGTAGGAAGAACAAGAGAATCAAGAGACCATCagttaattcttcttcttctactactactactagtCATGATATAATTACTACTTCAACTCCGAATATTTTAAACCCTAGCCACCATCATCAACTTCATGGAGTccatcataataataataatattgaccATCTATCTACTACAAATTCACCAAATCATCTTAACCCTTTATTTAATTATGGGTTGACTAGTGAGAGGTCTGATCTCAACATTCCATTTTCAAGGCTTTTTAATTCTAGGGTTTCGAGTCATGGTGGAGGAGTCGATGAGGGACAAGTGTATTCTATAACAGACAGTATCCCAGGATTAATGGATCGTCGTATGGGGCTAGGGTTTTCAAATTCTTCTGGAGGAGTAGTCAATATGGGTCatgagaataataataataataattacggGCATGGTGGGTTCAATCCTATTAAGCAAATCCAAGATGTTCATGTCATGAGTACTAGCAATTGTACAACTTCAACTACTTCACTTCTTTCAAGCTACCCTAATATGTTTGGAtcttcatcatcaacatcaacTATGGCTTCTCTTATAGCTTCAAGCCTTCAACAACAAAAGTTCATGTCCAATATTAATGGTAACAATTTTCACAACTTGTTGACTCCTAATTATGAGGAATTGCAAATGTCAAGGgggaacaacaacaacaacaatactaTTAATAATGTTCATGAAGGTGGTGGAAATGGGAACACAATgttgaaagaagagaaaatggatCATCAGATTCAtgaacaaattattaattcatctGATCCTTCACTTTCTTGGAATGGTGCTTGGCTTGATCCTTCAAATATGGGGTCTAATTCAGTCCCTTCTCTCATCTAGGACAAGTACATttaatttgtctttttttccttcttgatCTCCCTCTCATTTTTATTAACATGTGTGTCTTTCCTAGCTAGGTAGGTACTTTTTCGTcgtctatgttgctcggatccTCCAACAATGTTGTTGTACTCGTATCATATACACATATCCAATagtatttttgaaggatccgaaCAACATACCTTCTTTTTTCTCCCTTCTACTAAAATATTGTCAAGACTAtatatagaagaagaagaaacaacatGACTTTATATTTATGGGAGGAGTTGGATCGGAGTGATCATGTCAGCTGCAAGTAAATTTTCAGCCCTACTAAATTTTTACAGTCAAAAGGTTGAAAAAGTCTCTCATTTTGCGCTGAGAGGAACCTCGGATCCTATTCATCCCATCACAATATCAAGTTAGCTTTATCATG
The Solanum stenotomum isolate F172 chromosome 12, ASM1918654v1, whole genome shotgun sequence DNA segment above includes these coding regions:
- the LOC125846629 gene encoding dof zinc finger protein DOF1.4-like; the protein is MVGECEKMVLISSSTTNQIWPQIDEKNNLMMDSNGTSNNMEKPIQDPSQQPPPPPHLKCPRCDSSNTKFCYYNNYSLSQPRHFCKACKRYWTRGGTLRNVPVGGGCRKNKRIKRPSVNSSSSTTTTSHDIITTSTPNILNPSHHHQLHGVHHNNNNIDHLSTTNSPNHLNPLFNYGLTSERSDLNIPFSRLFNSRVSSHGGGVDEGQVYSITDSIPGLMDRRMGLGFSNSSGGVVNMGHENNNNNNYGHGGFNPIKQIQDVHVMSTSNCTTSTTSLLSSYPNMFGSSSSTSTMASLIASSLQQQKFMSNINGNNFHNLLTPNYEELQMSRGNNNNNNTINNVHEGGGNGNTMLKEEKMDHQIHEQIINSSDPSLSWNGAWLDPSNMGSNSVPSLI